Below is a genomic region from Hevea brasiliensis isolate MT/VB/25A 57/8 chromosome 3, ASM3005281v1, whole genome shotgun sequence.
CCAAACTTTTACATTAGACAAAAACAGTATCGTGTATGAACTTGTTAGTTTTTGAGGTTTCTTTATGCTTAGCGATCAATTTCTTGATTTGCAGTGATTACTTGCTCATTCCGAAGAAACCCACATAGACCATGTTGAGAAATGAGGCTTAGATTTAAGAAATGGGGTGTGTACTTGGTAGAGAGGTAGCCTCTGGCATAGTTTCAGAGTCTAAAGAGGTAAAGAACCTGAGAATTGAATCCAGAAGAAAATTAGACATTGTTTCAGTGACAAAGAGTGACACTAGTAGTATTGTTGAGATTCAAAATGAGACTCAGAAGGAGGAGAAAGtggagagggatcaaaaacctAGAGGGGAGAGAAGAAGGTCTAGGCCAAACCCTAGGTTGAGTAATCCACCCAAGCATTTGCAGGGTGAGCAGGTGGCAGCTGGATGGCCACTGTGGCTATCAGCAGTCTGTGGGGAGGCACTCAATGGATGGATTCCCCGGCAGGCAGACACATTTGAGAAGATAGATAAGGTGcgttatgctttttttttttttacgatgTGGCTTTGGCGGTTCTGAAACTTGTAATGAATCTGTTGTTTGTATGGTGACAATTGGCATTGTGAAACTCTATCTGGAATGCCTGTTACAGATGATGTAACACTAAGGTTTTGAAATCTAAGTCATAATGATTTGGAGTCTACTTCAAATGAAAGGAAAATGGGATGGTCAGGGGCGTAggagttaatttaaattttactattGTTGTTGACTCAGTATTCTCTATTTTTATTGTTGTTTTTGGGATTAATATTCTTATTCACATTGTTTCTTTCATCCGTGCTGGTAGATTGGATCTGGAACATATAGCAATGTGTACAAAGCTAGAGATCTATTAACGGGTAAAATTGTTGCCCTAAAGAAGGTCCGATTTGATAATTTGGAATCTGAAAGCGTGAAGTTCATGGCTAGAGAGATCCTCATTCTCCGGAGATTGGATCATCTTAATGTTGTAAAGTTGGAGGGTTTAGTTACATCCAGGATGTCATGCAGTTTGTACCTGGTATTTGAGTACATGGAGCATGATCTAGCTGGACTTGCTGCTAACCCAGGAGTAAAGTTCACAGAGCCACAGGTCAGTCCAAATCAGTCTTGAAATTTAATAATTGAGAAGATGCATACACTTCCTTGGTgccataatataattaattttcatttatatCTAAATGCGTCCACATTTCAGGTTAAATGTTTCATGCGTCAACTATTGTCTGGACTTGAGCACTGCCACAACCGTGGTGTTCTTCATCGTGACATCAAAGGATCAAATCTTCTTATTGACAATGAAGGGATACTTCGAATTGCTGATTTTGGATTGGCATCTTTCTTTGATCCCAATAACAAGCATCCAATGACTAGTCGGGTGGTTACACTTTGGTATAGAGCTCCTGAGCTTCTTCTTGGGGCTACTGATTATGGCGTGGGTGTGGATCTCTGGAGTGCAGGTTGTATACTAGCTGAGTTATTAGCCAGAAAGCCAATAATGCCAGGTCGTACTGAGGTAAATAACTATTTCTTCTTGTTGGCTTGTAATTTGCAAGGGCACATGCATATCGGTAATTCAATTTCATTAGCCTTTTGTACTGCATGGGCTTTTGTCTTGCCTAGTCAATATGATTCGCAAAACTTGAATGTAAATTACATTTATACAGTTGGCCAAAGGGCCAGAGCTAGGGTTTTGCAAAAagctttagcaatatttattcatgaaTTTTACTAAAGCTTTGGACGTTTTGGTTTGGGCAGAAAAGAGTTGGGAATTGATTAGATACAGATAGGCTTTCGTTTAAAATGGGATTGACTCGTGTTAACAATGAGGCAATAATGGAATTTGGAATCTATGGGGAAACTAACCTTTGCAAGTTTTCCTGAGATGCACATTTATGCATGTGCACACACACATTTTGGTGAACTTCTTATATATATTCTCATCATTGTTTTGTTGTTGGTGCAAATTTGCTTGACAAATAACACTTGCATATGGTGTGCCCAATTCTAATGACAATTGTTTCTTCAATGAGTTAGGTAGAGCAACTACATAAGATATACAAGTTATGTGGTTCACCT
It encodes:
- the LOC110633487 gene encoding probable serine/threonine-protein kinase At1g54610, producing MGCVLGREVASGIVSESKEVKNLRIESRRKLDIVSVTKSDTSSIVEIQNETQKEEKVERDQKPRGERRRSRPNPRLSNPPKHLQGEQVAAGWPLWLSAVCGEALNGWIPRQADTFEKIDKIGSGTYSNVYKARDLLTGKIVALKKVRFDNLESESVKFMAREILILRRLDHLNVVKLEGLVTSRMSCSLYLVFEYMEHDLAGLAANPGVKFTEPQVKCFMRQLLSGLEHCHNRGVLHRDIKGSNLLIDNEGILRIADFGLASFFDPNNKHPMTSRVVTLWYRAPELLLGATDYGVGVDLWSAGCILAELLARKPIMPGRTEVEQLHKIYKLCGSPSDEYWKKSKLPNATLFRPREPYKRCIRETFKDFPPSSLPLIETLLAIDPAERQTATAALRSEFFITEPYACEPSSLPKYPPSKEMDAKRRDDEARRLRAAAKAQGDNAKKQRTRERVARAMPAPEANAELQPNIDKRRLINHANAKCKSEKFPPPHQDGALGYPLGSSQHIDPAFVPTDVRYSSTSFTYSKEPVQTWSGPLVDPGAPRRKKNATGDTRESSKTSSGTQRDKTSYARFKGKRSMA